One stretch of Caloenas nicobarica isolate bCalNic1 chromosome 2, bCalNic1.hap1, whole genome shotgun sequence DNA includes these proteins:
- the MC2R gene encoding adrenocorticotropic hormone receptor, whose protein sequence is MSTVRPSSLMKHAGQTSIPSLENISDFSLNVTDCTQVVVPEEVFFTVAAAGILENLLVLIAVVRNKNLHLPMYFFICSLAVSDMLGSLYKTLENIFIILCKIGYLTPRGNFEKKLDDAMDSMFILSLLGSIFSLLAIAADRYITIFYALRYHNIMTLRRASVILAIIWTFCAGSSIAIALFSYEVATVIPFTILFPLMMFFILCLYVHMFLLARSHAKKIASLPTSTVHQRTNMKGAITLTIFLGVFLCCWAPFVLHILLARFCPHNPYCACYMSIFHVNGTLIMCNAIIDPIIFAFRSPELRSTFKKMFCSARSNWNW, encoded by the coding sequence ATGAGCACTGTGAGACCTTCCAGCTTGATGAAACATGCAGGGCAGACAAGCATTCCTTCCCTCGAAAATATAAGTGATTTCTCATTAAATGTCACTGACTGCACCCAGGTTGTGGTGCCAGAGGAAgtttttttcactgttgctgctgctggaataCTGGAAAACCTGCTTGTCCTTATTGCTGTTGTTAGAAATAAGAATTTGCACTTGCCCATGTACTTCTTCATTTGCAGTTTAGCTGTTTCAGACATGTTAGGTAGCTTGTACAAAACTCTGGAGAACATCTTTATCATCTTGTGCAAAATAGGGTACCTGACACCTCGTGGGAACTTTGAGAAGAAGCTGGATGACGCCATGGATTCCATGTTCATTCTGTCTTTGCTGGGGTCAATTTTCAGCTTGTTAGCTATTGCAGCAGACAGATACATCACCATCTTTTATGCTTTGCGGTACCATAACATCATGACGCTGAGAAGGGCCTCAGTTATCTTGGCAATCATTTGGACGTTCTGTGCCGGCAGTAGCATTGCAATTGCCCTCTTCTCCTATGAAGTAGCAACTGTCATTCCTTTCACCATCCTGTTCCCTTTAATGATGTTTTTTATCCTGTGCCTCTACGTCCATATGTTCCTCCTGGCTCGATCTCATGCTAAAAAGATCGCCTCGCTGCCGACCAGCACAGTCCATCAGAGAACTAACATGAAAGGAGCCATTACACTGACCATTTTCCTGGGGGTTTTCCTCTGCTGTTGGGCCCCCTTTGTTCTTCACATCCTCTTAGCAAGGTTTTGCCCACATAACCCTTACTGTGCCTGCTACATGTCCATTTTCCATGTGAATGGGACGCTCATCATGTGCAACGCCATCATCGACCCTATAATTTTTGCATTCCGAAGCCCAGAATTACGGAGTACATTTAAGAAGATGTTCTGCAGTGCCAGGTCAAACTGGAACTGGTAA